One window of Thermocoleostomius sinensis A174 genomic DNA carries:
- a CDS encoding GNAT family N-acetyltransferase, giving the protein MTDCSHIQFWVQDESPEGICSRKLDLRQLQDLFEMTAFWAQGRTPEAWAVALANSKPIVTVWDGDRLIGFARAMSDGIYRATIWDVVIHPNYQGAGLGRKLVETVLMHPHVNRVERVYLMTTKQKEFYQRIGFKVNESTTMVLLNQTISQRALPVQIEQLE; this is encoded by the coding sequence ATGACGGATTGCAGCCACATTCAGTTTTGGGTACAAGATGAGTCGCCAGAGGGAATTTGTTCCCGTAAGCTAGATCTTCGTCAGCTACAAGACTTGTTTGAGATGACTGCATTTTGGGCCCAAGGTCGCACTCCTGAAGCGTGGGCCGTTGCCCTTGCCAATAGCAAACCGATCGTCACAGTTTGGGATGGCGATCGATTGATTGGCTTTGCTCGTGCCATGTCTGATGGCATTTATCGCGCCACAATTTGGGATGTGGTAATTCATCCAAACTATCAAGGAGCCGGTCTAGGGCGCAAACTTGTCGAAACCGTCCTGATGCACCCGCATGTGAATCGGGTAGAGCGAGTATATTTAATGACCACTAAGCAAAAAGAGTTTTATCAGCGCATTGGTTTTAAGGTCAACGAATCCACCACCATGGTGTTGTTGAATCAAACTATTTCGCAGCGTGCTTTGCCAGTGCAGATAGAACAGTTGGAATAA